One region of Natronobacterium texcoconense genomic DNA includes:
- a CDS encoding metal ABC transporter ATP-binding protein: MKSVVDVRNVSFAYGDSLALENVSLTVEKGDFLGLIGPNGSGKTTLLHVMLGLLSPDRGSVRLFDQPIEEFEAGERIGYVSQKATDRGGTMPVTVRECVLMGRFAHVGHGRLSDEDRKIAEDALETVDIADIADQQMNQLSGGQRQRAYIARAIASEADLLALDEPTVGVDAESRDEFYRLLESLNRSGITIILIEHDIGVVTDRANRIACINTELYHHGDTESFVESDALSEAYGKTGEIVHHHH; the protein is encoded by the coding sequence GTGAAATCGGTCGTCGACGTTCGGAACGTCTCGTTCGCCTACGGGGACTCGCTCGCACTCGAGAACGTGAGTCTTACCGTCGAAAAGGGCGATTTCCTCGGTCTCATCGGACCGAACGGCTCCGGGAAGACGACGCTGTTGCACGTCATGCTCGGACTGCTCTCGCCCGACAGGGGTTCCGTCCGACTGTTCGACCAGCCGATCGAGGAGTTCGAGGCCGGCGAACGGATCGGCTACGTCTCCCAGAAGGCGACCGACCGCGGCGGGACGATGCCCGTCACCGTTCGTGAGTGTGTCCTCATGGGACGGTTCGCCCACGTCGGCCACGGCCGACTGAGCGACGAAGACCGAAAAATCGCAGAAGACGCCCTCGAGACGGTCGACATCGCGGATATCGCCGACCAGCAGATGAACCAGCTCTCGGGCGGCCAGCGCCAGCGAGCCTACATCGCGCGTGCGATCGCGTCCGAGGCCGACCTGCTCGCGCTCGACGAACCGACCGTCGGCGTCGACGCCGAATCCCGCGACGAGTTCTACCGGTTGCTCGAGTCGCTGAACCGATCGGGGATCACGATCATCCTGATCGAACACGACATCGGCGTCGTCACCGACCGGGCAAACCGGATCGCGTGTATCAACACGGAACTGTACCACCACGGCGACACGGAGTCGTTCGTCGAGAGCGACGCTCTGAGCGAGGCCTACGGCAAGACGGGCGAGATCGTCCACCATCACCACTGA
- a CDS encoding metal ABC transporter substrate-binding protein: MKLSRRSLLGSSAGALAVGAAGCLSEPGGDGDSGEQEGYAAFFALWDWTDEIVGDEMEVTNPVDVGEMGHGWEPPADLQRNVAGSDVFVYLDTAEFSWAQNVAGEIADEDVDTMLIDAMDGLENQLLPLDRDVEDDREPSGDDFDPDAVTISGFDVYDGQTGDETAYWHGDHWHGDLPLVPIGGSAAVEGVFEDDEGRVLPLGEAEQFQFDARIVDGANEDVLEIESEGDRVVFHGNDVGRTRIVFELVADGEVLWDTSADNMTAEVVEELPDDTAPDFYDPHVWADPVLAQRMVETIADGLGEADPDNAELYEDNAAAYADRLAEVHEQFEQLAADAERDVAVLAGHDSFQYIEERYDFEIHTPVGISPDAAETESDISESISVVEKHDIDTILYDPFETPDPDEDVPRMVELLLENTDAEEYAPVTPAEGTTAEWSEQGWGWVEQMEEVTIPSLRQALGAE, encoded by the coding sequence ATGAAGCTATCACGCCGTTCGCTACTCGGCTCGAGTGCCGGTGCGCTCGCGGTCGGGGCCGCCGGCTGTCTGAGCGAACCCGGCGGCGATGGGGATTCGGGAGAGCAAGAGGGGTACGCCGCGTTCTTCGCCCTCTGGGACTGGACGGACGAAATCGTCGGCGACGAGATGGAAGTCACGAACCCGGTCGACGTCGGTGAGATGGGACACGGCTGGGAGCCGCCGGCCGACCTCCAGCGCAACGTCGCCGGCTCGGACGTCTTCGTCTATCTGGATACGGCCGAGTTCTCCTGGGCCCAGAACGTCGCGGGCGAAATTGCGGACGAAGACGTCGATACGATGCTGATCGACGCGATGGACGGCCTCGAGAACCAGTTGCTCCCGCTCGACCGGGACGTCGAAGACGACCGCGAGCCGTCCGGCGACGACTTCGATCCCGACGCGGTGACGATCAGCGGTTTCGACGTCTACGACGGACAGACCGGCGACGAGACTGCATACTGGCACGGCGACCACTGGCACGGCGACCTGCCGCTCGTTCCGATCGGCGGCTCCGCTGCCGTCGAGGGTGTCTTCGAGGACGACGAGGGACGCGTCCTGCCGCTGGGAGAAGCCGAACAGTTCCAGTTCGACGCCCGGATCGTCGACGGTGCAAACGAGGACGTCCTCGAAATCGAATCCGAGGGTGACCGCGTCGTTTTCCACGGCAACGACGTCGGTCGTACCAGGATCGTCTTCGAACTCGTCGCCGACGGCGAGGTCCTCTGGGATACGAGCGCCGACAACATGACTGCGGAGGTCGTCGAGGAACTGCCGGACGACACCGCACCTGACTTCTACGACCCACACGTCTGGGCCGACCCCGTACTGGCCCAGCGGATGGTCGAAACGATCGCCGACGGACTCGGCGAGGCGGATCCTGACAACGCCGAACTCTACGAGGACAACGCCGCCGCCTACGCCGACCGACTCGCGGAGGTCCACGAGCAGTTCGAGCAACTCGCAGCGGACGCAGAACGCGACGTAGCGGTCCTCGCGGGTCACGACTCGTTCCAGTACATCGAGGAGCGGTACGACTTCGAGATACACACGCCGGTCGGCATCTCGCCGGACGCCGCCGAAACCGAATCCGACATCTCCGAGTCGATCTCGGTCGTCGAGAAGCACGACATCGACACGATCCTCTACGATCCCTTCGAGACGCCCGACCCCGACGAGGACGTCCCACGGATGGTCGAGTTGCTGCTCGAGAACACCGACGCCGAAGAGTACGCGCCGGTCACGCCTGCCGAGGGGACGACGGCGGAGTGGAGCGAGCAGGGGTGGGGCTGGGTCGAACAGATGGAAGAGGTCACCATCCCCTCGCTTCGGCAAGCCCTGGGCGCGGAGTAA